The sequence below is a genomic window from Wyeomyia smithii strain HCP4-BCI-WySm-NY-G18 chromosome 1, ASM2978416v1, whole genome shotgun sequence.
TATTACATAACTGAAGTACGAAAGTTAGGAAAAGTTAAATTTCGGGATCACATATGACATATGCACAACAAATCCCCGAATCCCGGGATAGTTTACAACCCAAGATAAGCTTAAAAATATCCCAAAAAGTTTTGGCAAAATCACAAGTGTTTGTGTAGTCGTTATGAAGGCTGTTCAGTTTTCTATCCTTTGTAATGAAAAGTCAATTTGAGATGCCCTCACGGGGGGAAAGCAAGGATCACAGGTGGCACTGCAATTCTATACAACTgtgtactgcctataatcgcatatcagtcccatctggaaaatcatcgagttgagaaaacatcgctagaagatatttttcttgttttgggtatttcaCCTATTTAGGGTGGGTTTTTCGacataatgtaatgaaatagacttaaatcataacttcttcattaAAGAATTGCTTTTTCCGCGAAAaatacaatgaaaaataaggaagagactgatatgcgattatttaggccatcgagtagcaaaataatcgcataccagtctcactttcaaccgcacggtgtaggagtagtcatatttttctcaagtattttgagAATGGGCAGACATTTATAGCCGCAGACAGCTTCCGAATATGCTACATAGAGAATGGCGGAGACGTCCTTCCTCTACTTTCCCCGGCTTTAAGGTCatcgttgaaaaagcaaaatataaggttgaagtcttggataAGCTACTGAATATTTTCCTTTCTTACgtcttcagtgtttcgcaatacgtgctgaataaaattattccgaATTAGAccgtgcatttagcatattggaaaagtggtattgagaaacggaagtttccaatttcattacaacagtgacttgacggaagacgacggcgatgaaaagaggtGCAAGCTGTTTTAAGCTAAGATTTCTTCTGAGTTTTGACAACTTCAACTTGGATGATCATTTGAAGTGGGCTGATCATCCACAGGAAATAAACTCCTCACAGAAAGCAGCATTGCTCAAGGCTATCATTCTTCTGATTGGagaaaccaataacctttcgggaacaaagtttcagaaaaagttgcagtttcagtgtctatttaaaattaccttttgtgtgaaatttatttgaaacaacCTTGCATTAAGtaattatttgatgattttttaaaagCAAGAAGCTTGAAGAACAGTaccaaatatttgttatatggattgaagaaaaaaatgtggCCATACTTAGGCAAAAtatttggtgggactgatatgcgattatttttaagatgggacaatttgaccttATATTTTTCACTGACTTTTTCCagataaaacatacttttttgtttccttaatcgatagtaaagcaagaaatagatggattctgatacttaactcaaaaacgTAAAAAATCTATAtaggactggtatgcgattataggcagtgtaGTGGTTGGTATTATAAAGTTATCATATAAAGGAAGTGCAAATGTTAGGAAGAGTTAAATTTTTGAACCCTATATgacttattttttttcttcatctatctATATGACTTATAGTAGAAACAATTTGTCATACCTGCCGTAGTCCCCGAATCTCGAGATAGTTAACGCTCTAAGATAAGCTTAAAAACCTCCCAaatttttttggcaaaatcatAAGTGTTCGTGTGGCTTCATAACAAATTGTGTTTGGTGTCCTTTGTACTGAAAAGGTAAATTGAAATGCCCTCACGGCGGGAAAGCTGAAATTACAACGGCTACCATCATTCTGTACAATTGTGCAGTATGTTATGGTAGGGTTGGTATCATAAAGTTATAATATAAGAGAAAAGTTGAATTTCTGAACTATATATGTTTTATAGCCCCAACAATTTGTTATACTATTCGTAGTCCCTGCATTTGTGCGGCACGGacctttctttttcttacagaAAATAATCAAATGTGGGAGTTCAATCTCCCGTAGTAACAATCAAAAAATTACATTCAAAATTCTTTGCAATTCACAATAGTCGATAAAAATGGCATTTTCCAACGTTTTGAGCTGGAAATGCTATTCACCTAACGTACAATACAGTACAGATTTAACCATTGGTGGAGTATCACCACAAAATGTTGGTGATGAAGAACAAGTTTTACGCATAATGTAGAAACAAGAAAGCAAAAAGATTACCAAACTTCCaacagaattaaaaaaatgctgAGACCAGCCTATTAATTCCTACTCTTTTGTTTCACTTCTTTATGTCTATTCAGATAAGTAAACCGAATCCTATAAGGATGTACACTAACATTACCCTTTCCTGCTTTATGATACCAGTTGCAACAGCGGATAATTTATCCAACATTTTAAAAGTAAATAATTATTCTATCTACATACGGGAGTAACTTCCTCACGGAACTAGAGCACCAACGGCAAGTTTCGCACATCTAAATCTAGCAGCAGTCAGATGACGTAAATTAGGCAAACACTGccaaaaactgaaaaacactgcgaaagaaaataaaatcaatctcttaatcctcaacaaattccatttgtttagttttttttttttcttgaaaaactcTTCAACTTCATAATGTGTTTGGCATATACTCACGTGTAACATTCGGTTTCTCGGGCAGCATCCAACAAAACCGGAAGGTCAAATCTCCGAGCAATAGATTTCGCGCAGCAGCACGCCTGCAGGGGGAAGTATTTGAGAGTTTTTCGTTAGTCAGAGCACGGCCTCCCAAATTGATCAGTGACGGTGAATCGAAACTCGGGGCTCACCTTATGCTTCgcgttgaaacatgttttacatACATTAGCCACAAGGAAAACACGAACAAAATTGACGTTTGCGAGTACTTACCGTCCTGCTGCAACACGATGACGACAGCCACGACGGTGAGGCGGGAACACGTCGGGAAGGCGCGCTCGGCACCTTCGAAGCTAGGCCAGTATCAATCGACTGACTGGCGGGGGGTCGACGACGGAACCGAAAGGAAAAAGCAACCACATTAGAGCAATGCTAGCTGATTTTGATGTTTTGTGTTGCGCTGGAAGGAGCAAGTGATATTCATTTCTTGGGATGGGAATTTTTGTACGATCGAATAAAATAAGTTCATTCCTAGAAATTTTAAAGAGACCGATCAGAAGCGGCACTATTTTCTCTGGAAAGTGTAGAACAACTAGCACTTTTTAAACTGTGACTTGATTTTATTTCGCTCATTTGTCTATGCTGATTTTTTTAGCAAGTTATCGATACCATAAACATAATTGTTCTGCATTTGTGTATAATCGGAATCTTCTACTTGAATAAGGTTAGCTGATTTCTACTCACATATCACTCATTATCATGTATGTCGACGTTCGATGAGAGAATGGGGAACTCCGATGGTGGTTCAGATAGTAGTTCTGCGGCTTGGCCTCACACAGCGGCGATGTCACTTGGCAAAATCTGCGTGTAAAATGTTGTCGATAAATGTGACAGCAACGATCAACGATCCGAATTTACGCAAAGCACAAACACTGCTGCGATATTTTGATTTCTAGTAGAAGTAGGCAATATTATATAGGAATTAATAAAGAGAAGCCTTCAAACACTCGTCATTAACAAACTGAGCTAACTCTCGCAACAGTTGAAACCTAACTAAATTCGTCGGTATATACCTGTAACTCCCACGAACTGCCCAGCTTACTTCGTTAGTCCAACCTTTTTCGCCTCGACTTCATAGATTAACAGGCGCCACATTTTCACCACAAATACCTCAGCTTCCTCGTCCAAAACCTGACAGAGAAAAACGTGatcatgtgaaaaaaaaagttggaggGCACACCGTCCGTACGTACCATCATAACGTCGTCTAAAATTCCCTGCGGAGTGCTTCCGGCCAGTACTTTCGAACAGATAAAATCAACCAACGTCGGTTCCGGCTCCCCAATGTATTCGATTATTTTCTTGTTTATCCACGGACGAATCTTCTTTTCGATCGTTGCATCGATTTCATTCCAATCCAGTGGATAGTTGAACAAATCGTTCTTCTCCGTGGGGATTCTATCGATAATACTTTTAATATGTCGTCGTTTTTCTTCCTGTGATTTGATGGTATCTCGACTAGATCGACCGCCGCTAGTGCCGGAAGCATCTTCGGCGCCTTTACTCTTGGAAGAGCCCTTGGAGTTCGAGTGCTGCGACGAACCAGTCTGACCAGCTGCCGCTGCCGCCATTTGGGCTTTGCTCTCTTCGTCTACAATTGAAAGCATTGTAAAAagaaagtcagaaaaaaatcaacttttcgtGCCAACTTACCCAGCGGAACTAATTTTCTCTTTCTAGGCCCATTGGATTCTTCGCCGTCGTCTTCCATGCTGTTGAAAACGTCTTTAATTTCGAACTTCTTCTTTTTAGCATTAGCGTTCAAGCTAAGACTAATTGTGGGAGCAATCGGCTGTGGTTTCTCCGGAAGTGAATTCATACCGCTGTTGCTATTCCCACCAGGACTTTGCATCACCATGGTATTGGAATTCGAGCGCATTGAATGACGAGAGTTTTCATCTTCCATACCCATCGGACCACCGCCTATCACAGCGACAGGAGCCGAACCAAAACCGAAAGAATCCCGTGTTTCCGATCCGGCATGCTGCGATTGGTGTAGCATTACGTTATTTCCCAGGTGATGGTTATTGTTATTAATCGCAGGTTCTAAATCTGGCGATCCAACATTATTATCATCATGCCCACTGGAATCCGATTCGATAGGCTCAGCGTCGATTGCTGCCAGCTCACGGGATGCCTGAGCAAGGACGTAGCGCTCCTTGTTTGCTCTCACACGTTCCTTGTCCCGCTGTCTTTCCAGCTCACGTTGGCGTTCACGCTCTAGCTCGCGCTCCCGCTGCTGCGATTGCTCTAAGTTAACATCAATCAAGATCTTAGGTCGGTACATGTCCTCGCGCTGTTTCTTGGCCTGAGATTTTTTTTAGTAATCCGATATCAGTAACGCTTACACAATATTGTAAAgggcaaaattaccttttcaaACTCTAGTGTCGGGTTGTCGTACTCGCCGGAGAATATCTTGTTCTTGAGCTCATCGAGCTCTTCCTGCTCCTTGTTGCGATCTTTAGAATCTTGGTCCGCTTCGCGAACGCGTTCCGCCAATCGTCGTTGCAATTCACGACCCCTGAAAAACAAATTAGctgagtcaaaaaaaaatcgaagaaaagtACACGATACAACACAATCTCGTGTTAAGAAATAACGCAAAGATTTACTCGGATTTTGCCCACTTACTTATAATATTTAGGATCATCCCGTTCGTCGTCGTAGTCCTCAAGGAATTCTTTCAAACGTTTCGCCTCCCGCTCCCGTTCCTCTTCCCGGCAGCGCTCTTTCTCGCGTTCCTTCTCGTAATCCTTGGTCTTCCGTCTTTCGCGGGCCTCCCAATTGCGCAATCTTTCCTGATAGGCGGCTTCTTTTTCTTTGGACTTCTTCTCCGCCTTCCTTCGATCGCGCGCTTCTTCTTCCATTTCTTTCTCCCTCTGAATGTCTCGTGGATTGCGATTTTGCAGTTCACGCTCGCGTTCTCGTTCCCTCTCTCGCTCCCGCTCCCGTTCACGATCGCGGGCTTCTCTCTCCCGAGTCTCCCGCTCTATGCGTTCGCGGTTCTCCCGTTCTCTCTCCCGTTCCCGTTCCCTTTCCTTCTCACGTTCCCGCTCACGCTCGCGTTCTCGCTCACGGTCTCTGGATCGTGAGCGGCTCCTCCTCCTAGATTTTTTATCTTTCTCTTTCTCCTTCTTCGGAGAAACAGACTTCCTTTTTTCTCCTTCAGGCTTCTTATCTTCGCGAGCTTTTTTCCGttctttttccttttctttctTCAGTTCCTCTGCTTCAGTGTACTTACGGAATTTCCCTAtctcctgacttataatttccCTTTTACCCTCCTCAATGTGCACGGACTGTAGTTGTTTTTTAGATTTGGGAATGCCAGCCTCATCATCGGGCGGATCATCCCCGTATAGATCTGCTCTAAATTCTTCCAGAATCCGGGTGATCAAGTCGACCGACTCGTCATCACACCTTCGTTCATACTTCTCATCACCCTTTCCCGTTTCGTCACCCTTGTAATCATCCAAAAGGgctttgtttttcgcatccaCCTTGGCTACTAACTTTTTACCATCAATTTCCAAATCGTGCAACAGCCGAACTGCACGAGCTCCAGCGACTGCACCACTAAAAACGCAAAAGTAAATATGTAACCACAGCAAAAAAATGACTTCGAACTAGTGACTTACTCATACTCGCAAAAGCCGAATGTAGATACGCGCTTCCAATTGATAACTGTGCCACAGGAAGCAAGAATTTTCTTGATCATCGGGTCCGGGGCCTTATCGCTGATATTTCCGATGAATACGGTAATCACCGGTCCATCGTAAGTCGGGGCTGGATTTGGAACTTGCACACCTCCCCCTCGATGTGCCATGTCGTGATGATTATTCATGTTGTTATACATCTGCGGGCGAGATCCAATCGTGGGCGGAGGCCCCCGGAAAGCGGGCCGTGCTCCCGGCGGAGGTTGGCTCATCGGTGGCATTCCACCCGGTATGATAGGCTGTTGGCATTTTCAATTTATACATAAAAAACTTATATTCTACCTGCTCATGTTAATAGAGTACTTACTGGCATTATTGGTGGTGCCATGGCGAAAGGCAACCCCGCTGGCACAAGTGCCGGCGGAGGTCTTGTCGGAAAGGACATGCCACTTTATTCACTGTTTCTCCACTAACACGCGTAGCTACCAGGGCAATGATAGAAATATCTTTATCAAATCAACTCGCACTAACGCAATTATTTTACGTGGTATCAAACTCAGACACCGGCAGcaatcgaaaaaataaaactccTACCAAGCAAACGTGGAACCGACAGTCATTGGAGAGTTGCTCTTGCTTCTGCCGTTATGACGACGCTGGTCTCACACACACAGACGAACTATTTTTCGCTGATGCAGCTTTTCCGTTCACCTGCGACCGaaataaaattgcagaaaaaacTGATGAACCATCAATTTTGCGTCATGCTAACTAGTGAAAAAGCAACTTCAACTTCAAATGCATGCAATTTCACTATTTTTATCACAATTCAAGCAGAAAAATTTCCAATTTTCGAGCTTATTTCACAGCTATCTGTGCAGCAGTCCCTCACTGGCCGACAAGATGGAAACGCGATCGTTCGTTCTTCACGTTTGACAGCGCGTAGTCTTCTTATTCTGCTGGGAGTGTGGCagtcagcgttgccaggtatccagatttagctggattatccagatttttgaacatgtatccaggtaaacagctttgatgtccaattatccagatttttcatggatgatccagattttattttctctgttccgcaaaaaggtcatcacttcaattttggcgcgaaattttgcaattttgtcacctcaaattttgcgtaccccaagactttgatccgaaaaattaacctttcaccccacgaaatgactgccagattttttccagatttttattttgccttttccagatttttaaaaaaatgacctggcaacgctggtggcAGTGCAACTAGTCGGCACGGATAAAACGCATGTGGAAGAAACGCGATTTCGAAAACTGGTATAATGCACCCAGTAATGAGTAagattggccctgacgactctgttgatattggtttggtttttacttgcgaaagtgaagaagggaaatatttttgcttttgttttctcacataaattgacaattgtatatgagaattcgcgtaggtgcgaacagccctaaaaatctcttttacttgtgccAGGGCCAATACTTTTCTTCCCAACGTCGTATTCCGATAATTACTTTTTATGTAGAAAAACCAAAATCACTTCAAGCAATGTGAATATTATAAGGTATAATAAATCGATATGAACTCTCTGATATAATAAACATTCTCTGTAAAGTACTTATTTATTCCTTGAATAATttggcttttttacgcggcgagctcggcgaagtttttaacaaatgtcagcaatatatttcgacgaacattcagcaaatatatcgatctaccgtgagccagcaagtattgacatctcgtttgccgaagttcttgaaaattctgccgaaaatttgtagaacattttgctgaatttatcagctgttgagttctcggcaacaaaatctaagtgtgtaagaCTGGATCTCAAGCTCGGCtaaaaaaacatccgagttcactcggcaacttgGGATTCAACCGATATTTCTGCTTTCTTTTATATTGAACAGTTGTTTCCCTACACGCACGTTCAATTTCACTCTAAATTGAGTAGAAAGTACTCACttttgtattttgattcaaaatgtcaaaaaattagTAACATTgattaacgaaactgagtaacatTCACTCAGTGttcatatttttctgttttactcACTTTTGGGTAACTGTTCATTTTGAATCAGTTTGCTGTAAACAAAAGCTAGGCATTTAACAGTTCCCTGTTTGGTTCGCTCATTCTTACATGGATTTGgttttgaaagtactgaaacgAATAGTtcacaataaaataaaaacccgCTCTTTGAtatataaaaaagcaaagccttggtgcttccgtatcggaattcgacctcctgttttactatacacagacttcgcagccgactgttaagtgtacaggacaactgcggggctagcgctacgatcctactgacactaacagtctctcccgagccgagactcgaacatacgacgactggcttgttaggccagcatcgtacctcgagaccaaccgGGAGAGATTCTTTGATATATGAGCCACAAGTTAAATGTAGTTAGCTGAAGTAGTTAGCGAACGAAACGCGAAAAATAAGTGCCTTAAAACATCGGCCACGACGCACTAGTTCAATAAGTTTCGTTTTTATTAcattgattttataacataTTGAACAAGCTATTTGAGTGGTCAGATCCGTATTCTTAAATCATGGACGAAACAGTAATGCTATTCTTCTTGTTATACTAGGTTCTTAAAGAGCTGGGAGTATACCGTTAATCTTAATGCTGTCGgaggaaaaactaaaaaatgtgtCTATGTTTGGTGCTGGGTTGTTGGTGGGAACGGCCCTTACGGTCATGATAATACAAGGAATTCGTTCATTGTACGTTCATTGTAGGATGGAAGCAATCTCGAAGTTAAATACGTGGGCACCTCCCTAACACCGGACAATAAACACAACACTGATAAGCATTTATCCACAATTGGGCTCTCGGTAGTGCTGGGCTTTGTCTTCATGATGCTTGTCGATCAGATGTCATCGCGGTGCAAGGAAGGATGATGCGTAAATTACAGCCACAATCTGGTAAACTACAGTTCCCGCACAAATGTTAATAGAATTGtagcttttgaagtagaatacttc
It includes:
- the LOC129717540 gene encoding RNA-binding protein 25 — its product is MSFPTRPPPALVPAGLPFAMAPPIMPPIIPGGMPPMSQPPPGARPAFRGPPPTIGSRPQMYNNMNNHHDMAHRGGGVQVPNPAPTYDGPVITVFIGNISDKAPDPMIKKILASCGTVINWKRVSTFGFCEYDGAVAGARAVRLLHDLEIDGKKLVAKVDAKNKALLDDYKGDETGKGDEKYERRCDDESVDLITRILEEFRADLYGDDPPDDEAGIPKSKKQLQSVHIEEGKREIISQEIGKFRKYTEAEELKKEKEKERKKAREDKKPEGEKRKSVSPKKEKEKDKKSRRRSRSRSRDREREREREREREKERERERERERENRERIERETREREARDRERERERERERERERELQNRNPRDIQREKEMEEEARDRRKAEKKSKEKEAAYQERLRNWEARERRKTKDYEKEREKERCREEEREREAKRLKEFLEDYDDERDDPKYYKGRELQRRLAERVREADQDSKDRNKEQEELDELKNKIFSGEYDNPTLEFEKAKKQREDMYRPKILIDVNLEQSQQRERELERERQRELERQRDKERVRANKERYVLAQASRELAAIDAEPIESDSSGHDDNNVGSPDLEPAINNNNHHLGNNVMLHQSQHAGSETRDSFGFGSAPVAVIGGGPMGMEDENSRHSMRSNSNTMVMQSPGGNSNSGMNSLPEKPQPIAPTISLSLNANAKKKKFEIKDVFNSMEDDGEESNGPRKRKLVPLDEESKAQMAAAAAGQTGSSQHSNSKGSSKSKGAEDASGTSGGRSSRDTIKSQEEKRRHIKSIIDRIPTEKNDLFNYPLDWNEIDATIEKKIRPWINKKIIEYIGEPEPTLVDFICSKVLAGSTPQGILDDVMMVLDEEAEVFVVKMWRLLIYEVEAKKVGLTK